In a single window of the Gadus macrocephalus chromosome 6, ASM3116895v1 genome:
- the setd2 gene encoding histone-lysine N-methyltransferase SETD2 isoform X1 — translation MDAVLKSEIREEGSGTSVTVEGLSKAALIKSLTPRVMLSNHLLPKGTKMKVNLEDQGRQKVSFSFSQTKKPSPSVFFVSPSPEKSLAESSSALTLESSPPQDRTLQISESVMELQSTMVPTSTAEPPSPPMSVPSPPKPKMDLGKIHFKKQILSISVTEEKTMPSNVPQEPISPEQPVIMQSLQSRAEVSPQFKTMSIDMSIDCFSENVQTEASVIRVPPSPNKPIESFGKDSETSIIIKKDDGVPKRKTRSQSEKAPAGSESDGDGAKMSSSHKIIEPSFKTKSDGRSKEEKKSSSGSNMDEKESSSKRSENHEGSSSYSKSERDSRHASSRSSRSEKERRRSRTKSRSRSRASRTSSSHSRTDRSRCDRVSRADRSYYHDSDRRSHRSPPRRERRSSRSRTDRSRDSSDSDDDHRRNRNRINDSSRSSLHASLQKDSKSSSSSSSHSKSEKDAKSVDFSQSAETDKKSKSVRSGKRTSDSEPHCKRSPEVDSNHRKPATHHKSQSSAKSTYFSRSQTSERRRQKSPSSDFDADQKGKTRISDRSSGTESSCLTSQKIGQQESKDPSKSKSKMAVIDRKSKDTFHSLNRIQTLPSTTESYSFNEKELSDACQAKEQYNKSSKDIMFFQKDFPEPSSQQLQAVCVEMEFPSNDGQTSANQGAMDIGKESHSTNHVLHVDSNAITSNSCSNNNSSIGTALVAEDLQQGAISEDVQPKKYVSINLQPATGLPEISHLKAENQLLPTSERQHQDPLKKTRSSAKKSRWDIVGQDTSDSDNSQRLPSADNKPSVKKVPSVNFSSKDDNSEEGVKKKEGTHSIAAQNPDRTKHDTISHSTSSVKCSLKYQNKRDTRLSDSKQSVAEKRCENHDTSEIKNTTNVQNLPRILESHNAHKSTSVHRESVHVGDSGGLSNASESDDSESDSDSGQAIKRLSSIVVIPQQSSIALDPLDNGASCSPMSSSEEQHRNEVNHHKRGAGHVPTEIVFQQRHPSVAPACEEVIASAHEMMCQSQSNMIDSTSQSEGSNSAQKYKDAFKCVEERLTTEPALNQPATHSNESFHPPEHGLPYVSGRDGQMLPQYHQEDFLRNNTVNSNGVFRVGWDFSQLEQPSSTYQQPDSSYGPQLLNPQQTGIPPLGLGYRQSNASWTPLPPIMQSSRPPYLHMPQQYQDPLGQVHPDSLTNDHEDDGDRKAPSQSQTCNGPNTSTFVQANEISSNSRGSAVSDHRRDSEALRPHRGRGPPKKRRQEIESDSDNEAEPGPMSKRERHRAGEVTKDAPAKAELSRPLLDLKDFRDSNKWKDYSKSKKMPPYFDLIDDNLYLTERKKSKSHRDIKRMQCECSVLSREERSRGVLACGEDCLNRLLMIECSSRCLNGHYCSNRRFQMKHHADFEVILTEDKGWGLRAAKDLSENTFVLEYCGEVLDHKEFKNRVKEYARNKNIHYYFMALKNNEIIDATLKGNCSRFMNHSCEPNCETQKWTVNGQLRVGFFTTRAVTAGTELTFDYQFQRYGKEAQKCFCGAPSCRGFLGGENRVSVRAAAGKMKKERPRKKDTVSALTTLDEELEALLENGEGLSDEKEVVSLCRLMVRVETTEQKLLCLKLIRDTQNPSCLKQFLDHHGLSLLWIFMAELTEAKGNSSNMIKLQFEIIKTLSVLPISTKNMLEESKVLSSIQRWAQTNALPQPAEMDGYSSENNSRAQTPLNTPDGSTSKLGPELESDTPKRAVYRRLKIISENSLDSALSDASKASDGKEDEEEEEEEEDDDEEELAHAPLPESMEKKAEPLSEAGSPIKEAIEEPVSLNGETRNESASNESTPLKLQHEDVTKQEEQGKTEEMEIEVETKEVAVQGEAIDGSAAVESPEIAVDKDVEGLEEQIVHTEEENAKMEEELELQTTQYHQADVTEAPFLTQHVAGQVENTEAENIASIEECLEDPSACATDVLPSSVALEAGAQSQEVSLEAPEASLEAPEASLEAPEAGLEAPEAGLEAPEAGLEAPEAGLEAPEAGLEAPEAGLEAPEAGLEAPEAGLEAPEAGLEAPEAGLEAPEAGLEASEAGLEASEAGLEASEAGLEASEAGLEASEAGLEPSEAGLEASEAGLEASEAGLEASEAGLEASEAGLEASEAGLEAPEAGLEAHDTGSVAPEARLPASEAVSESREASLQALACSVAPESGSVAPEASTTKESTVAPLEPSLAGKGAPLEPSLVGTPSQDDEEGPSDVESERSQAPQLSSLDISGMAARLLDSWKDLKEVYRIPKKSQVEKETNDRSRERDPALTPRTASGSREREREKDRDRDRDRDRDHDRDRERDRDRERDRDRDRERDRDRERASEKTPRERRRRRSSSPLSSPYERSRRTDERFDPSSNSNKTPRAVGKERNKLSTEERRKLFEQEVAQREAQKLQQQQLQTLAFDPNLPYVTSPGYIHYPPGYPLQTYVDPTNPNVGKVLLPTPPVDVVAGTYEETPPQPLISELGLPPPPTTNQAPPVPQHITINPVELSAGNPQQYAQPPMVTAHDPGVAVLSVPAVRAAPVPGQHPGSYTTLWDSSIQQAVTVQTQPTQQQYAVAPNQAQTQTAIYYQGQPCQTIYSIPSYPQANPPVIQAYADPTAGYLHGPPVYTGHQQGVVVQQGGTVTTIVTSQTVQPEMIVPNNVIDLPPPSPPKPKTIVLPPSWKVARDPEGKIYYYHIATRQTQWDPPTWDGSSDNTSIDHESEMDLGTPTYDENPSKFSTKTAEADTSSELAKKSKETFRKEISQFIVQCLNPYRKPDCKLGRISNTDDFKHLARKLTHGVMNKELKACKNPEDLECNEEVKHKAREYIKKYMHRFGSVYRPKEDTELE, via the exons ATGGATGCTGTGCTGAAGTCAGAGATCAG agaggaggggagtggcACCTCG GTAACGGTGGAGGGCCTCTCTAAGGCAGCACTAATTAAAAGCCTCACTCCGAGGGTCATGCTGTCAAACCATCTTTTGCCCAAAGGGACCAAGATGAAGGTGAACCTGGAGGACCAGGGTCGCCAAAAAGTGTCCTTCAGCTTCTCTCAGACGAAGAAGCCATCCCCAAGTGTGTTCTTCGTCTCACCGAGCCCCGAGAAGTCTCTAGCTGAATCTTCTTCTGCCTTGACACTTGAATCCTCGCCCCCTCAAGACAGAACTTTGCAGATTTCAGAGAGCGTAATGGAACTGCAGTCAACTATGGTGCCAACATCAACAGCTgagcccccttctcctccaatgTCAGTTCCCTCACCCCCTAAACCCAAAATGGACCTAGGAAAGATTCACTTCAAGAAGCAGATTCTCAGCATCTCTGTAACTGAGGAGAAAACAATGCCTAGCAATGTGCCACAGGAGCCTATTTCCCCAGAACAACCAGTTATAATGCAATCTTTGCAAAGCAGGGCAGAAGTCTCACCCCAATTTAAGACTATGAGCATTGACATGAGCATTGATTGCTTCTCTGAGAATGTACAAACGGAAGCCTCTGTGATAAGGGTACCTCCTAGCCCCAATAAGCCTATAGAATCTTTTGGAAAGGACAGTGAGACTTCCATTATCATTAAGAAGGATGATGGGGTACCCAAAAGGAAAACCAGGTCTCAATCTGAAAAGGCTCCTGCAGGCTCAGAATCAGATGGCGATGGCGCCAAAATGTCTTCCAGCCACAAGATAATTGAACCctcatttaaaacaaaatctgaCGGTAGAAGCAAGGAAGAGAAAAAGTCTTCCTCTGGGTCAAATATGGATGAAAAGGAAAGTTCCTCGAAACGCTCAGAGAACCACGAAGGCTCCTCAAGTTACTCCAAATCAGAGCGTGACTCAAGGCACGCATCATCTCGGTCCTCCCGTTCAGAGAAGGAGCGCAGGAGGTCCAGGACTAAATCAAGGTCAAGATCCAGAGCATCCAGGACAAGTTCATCCCACTCACGAACTGATCGATCTAGATGTGATAGAGTATCGAGAGCTGATAGATCATACTATCATGATTCTGATCGCAGGTCACACAGGAGCCCaccgaggagagagaggagatccTCTCGATCCCGCACTGACAGAAGTAGGGATAGCTCAGACTCGGATGATGATCACAGGAGGAATCGAAACAGGATAAATGACTCTAGTAGATCATCTCTTCATGCCAGCTTGCAAAAAGACTCAaaatcatcgtcatcatcatcatctcactCAAAATCTGAGAAGGATGCAAAATCTGTAGATTTTTCTCAGTCTGCAGAGACTGACAAAAAATCTAAGTCTGTGAGGAGCGGAAAGAGAACCTCGGACTCTGAACCCCACTGTAAGCGCTCTCCTGAAGTGGACTCCAACCACCGGAAACCTGCCACGCATCACAAATCCCAGAGTAGTGCTAAATCAACCTATTTTAGTCGGTCTCAGACTTCTGAAAGAAGACGCCAGAAAAGCCCGTCCAGTGACTTTGATGCAGATCAGAAAGGGAAGACCCGCATCTCTGACAGGAGCTCAGGCACTGAAAGTTCCTGTTTAACCTCCCAGAAGATCGGTCAACAGGAGTCGAAAGACCCTTCCAAGTCCAAATCAAAAATGGCAGTAATTGATAGAAAATCAAAAGATACATTTCACAGCCTTAATAGGATACAAACACTTCCAAGCACCACAGAATCCTACTCCTTTAATGAAAAAGAGTTGAGTGATGCATGTCAGGCAAAGGAACAATATAACAAGAGCTCAAAGGACATAATGTTCTTTCAGAAGGATTTTCCGGAACCATCCTCCCAACAATTGCAAGCAGTTTGTGTTGAAATGGAATTTCCTTCAAATGATGGTCAGACTAGTGCTAACCAAGGTGCCATGGATATTGGTAAAGAAAGTCACAGTACTAACCATGTACTGCATGTGGACTCTAATGCGATTACCTCAAATTCCTGCAGTAATAATAATTCATcaattgggacagcacttgtTGCAGAAGACCTGCAACAGGGTGCCATCTCGGAGGATGTACAGCCAAAAAAATATGTGTCCATCAACCTACAACCTGCCACAGGTTTGCCTGAAATTTCACATCTGAAGGCTGAAAATCAGTTGTTACCTACAAGTGAACGACAACACCAAGATCCACTTAAGAAGACCAGAAGTAGTGCAAAAAAGTCTCGCTGGGATATTGTTGGACAGGACACATCTGACAGTGATAATTCTCAGAGGTTACCATCTGCAGATAATAAACCTAGTGTTAAAAAGGTACCCTCTGTCAATTTTTCTTCGAAAGATGACAACTCGGAGGAGGGAGTTAAAAAGAAAGAAGGGACACATTCCATAGCGGCACAGAACCCAGACAGGACAAAGCATGATACTATTTCTCATAGCACATCTTCTGTCAAGTGTTCCCTGAAATACCAAAATAAAAGAGATACACGTCTCTCTGACTCAAAACAGTCTGTTGCTGAAAAACGGTGTGAGAATCATGATACCTCAGAaataaaaaacactacaaatgTGCAAAATTTGCCCAGAATTCTTGAAAGTCATAACGCTCACAAGAGCACATCAGTTCATAGAGAATCTGTTCACGTTGGTGACTCTGGAGGACTCAGCAATGCCAGTGAGAGTGATGATTCTGAGTCTGACTCTGATAGTGGACAGGCAATCAAACGGTTAAGCTCTATAGTTGTCATACCCCAGCAATCTTCCATAGCGCTTGATCCGCTGGATAATGGAGCCTCTTGCAGTCCAATGAGTAGCTCAGAGGAGCAACATAGGAATGAGGTCAATCACCACAAACGGGGTGCTGGTCATGTCCCAACAGAAATTGTTTTTCAACAGAGGCATCCAAGTGTTGCCCCAGCATGTGAGGAAGTAATTGCCTCAGCTCATGAAATGATGTGTCAGTCCCAGAGCAACATGATTGACAGCACAAGTCAGTCAGAGGGATCAAACTCTGCCCAAAAATACAAGGATGCCTTTAAATGTGTTGAAGAAAGGCTAACTACTGAACCAGCACTGAACCAGCCTGCTACCCACAGCAATGAGAGTTTTCATCCACCTGAGCATGGGCTTCCATATGTAAGTGGAAGGGATGGACAAATGCTCCCTCAATACCACCAAGAGGACTTCTTGAGAAATAACACTGTCAACAGCAACGGGGTATTCCGCGTGGGTTGGGATTTCTCTCAGTTAGAGCAGCCCAGCAGTACATACCAGCAACCAGATAGCAGTTATGGGCCCCAGTTACTCAACCCCCAACAGACGGGAATTCCTCCTTTAGGACTGGGATACAGGCAGAGTAATGCTTCCTggacccctctccctcctatcATGCAGTCCAGCAGACCGCCCTACCTCCACATGCCTCAACAATATCAGGACCCCCTGGGTCAAGTCCACCCTGATTCTCTGACCAACGACCACGAGGATGACGGTGACCGCAAAGCACCATCTCAAAGTCAAACCTGCAATGGGCCGAACACCTCAACCTTCGTTCAGGCTAATGAGATAAGCAGCAACAGCAGAGGCTCTGCCGTCTCAGATCACCGCAGAGACTCAGAGGCACTCAGACCCCACAGAGGCAGAGGCCCGCCCAAAAAAAGGCGCCAAGAGATAGAATCAGACTCAGACAACGAGGCGGAACCTGGGCCCATGAGCAAACGGGAGCGTCATAGAGCTGGGGAAGTCACCAAAGATGCTCCGGCAAAGGCTGAGTTGTCCCGCCCTTTACTTGACCTAAAAGACTTTCGAGATTCTAATAAATGGAAGGATTATTCCAAATCTAAAAAGATGCCGCCTTACTTTGACCTGATCGACGACAATCTGTATCTTACAGAAAG AAAGAAGAGCAAGTCTCATCGTGACATTAAGCGCATGCAGTGCGAGTGCTCAGTCCTGTCCAGGGAGGAGCGCTCCCGAGGAGTGTTGGCTTGTGGCGAGGACTGCCTGAACAGACTATTGATGATTGAGTG CTCATCACGATGTCTCAATGGACACTACTGCTCTAATCGACGCTTTCAGATGAAGCACCATGCTGACTTTGAGGTTATTCTCACAGAAGACAAGGGCTGGGGGCTTAGAGCAGCTAAAGATTTATCAGA AAACACTTTTGTCCTTGAGTACTGTGGTGAGGTTTTGGACCACAAGGAGTTCAAGAACAGGGTGAAGGAATATGCCCGCAACAAGAACATCCACTACTACTTCATGGCATTAAAAAACAACGAG ATTATTGATGCAACGCTGAAAGGGAACTGCTCCCGCTTCATGAACCACAGCTGTGAGCCTAACTGTGAGACCCAGAAG TGGACTGTAAACGGTCAACTCAGAGTGGGCTTCTTCACCACCAGAGCAGTGACCGCAGGAACAGAGCTCACCTTCGACTACCAGTTCCAGAGATATGG CAAAGAGGCCCAGAAGTGTTTCTGTGGCGCTCCCAGCTGCAGAGGCTTCCTGGGCGGGGAGAACCGGGTCAGTGTGCGAGCCGCCGCGGGGAAGATGAAGAAGGAGCGCCCTCGAAAGAAGGACACCGTGAGCGCCCTCACCACG TTGGATGAGGAGCTAGAGGCCCTGTTGGAGAACGGAGAGGGTCTGTCTGATGAGAAGGAGGTGGTGTCTCTTTGTAGGCTGATGGTCCGGGTGGAGACAACAGAGCAGAAACTCCTCTGTCTCAAGCTGATTAGA GATACTCAAAACCCATCGTGCTTGAAGCAGTTTCTAGACCATCACGGTTTGTCTCTGTTATGGATATTCATGGCAGAGCTGACTGAAGCCAAGGGCAACAGCTCAAACATGATCAAGCTTCAGTTTGAG ATAATAAAGACCCTGTCCGTGCTGCCCATTTCCACTAAAAACATGTTGGAGGAGAGCAAAGTTCTGAGCTCCATCCAGCGTTGGGCCCAGACCAACGCCCTCCCCCAGCCTGCGGAGATGGACGGCTACTCCAGTGAGAACAACTCCCGAGCCCAGACCCCACTCAACACTCCCGACGGCTCCACCTCCAAACTAGGACCCGAGTTGGAGAGTGACACCCCAAAGCGGGCCGTGTACCGCAGACTCAAAATCATCAGTGAAAACAGCCTGGACAGCGCACTCTCTGACGCCAGTAAGGCATCTGATggcaaggaggatgaggaagaggaggaggaggaggaagatgatgatgaagaggaattGGCGCATGCTCCATTGCCAGAGAGTATGGAGAAGAAGGCAGAGCCTTTAAGTGAAGCTGGATCTCCCATCAAGGAAGCGATAGAAGAGCCAGTCTCTCTGAATGGAGAGACTCGGAACGAGTCTGCCTCAAATGAAAGTACACCACTTAAGCTGCAACATGAAGATGTCACAAAACAGGAAGAACAGGGGAAAACTGAAGAGATGGAGATAGAGGTTGAGACTAAGGAGGTTGCTGTGCAAGGGGAAGCAATTGATGGCTCGGCTGCAGTTGAGTCTCCAGAAATAGCTGTTGACAAAGATGTCGAAGGATTGGAGGAACAGATTGTTCacacggaggaggagaacgCAAAGATGGAGGAAGAGCTAGAACTCCAAACAACCCAGTATCACCAAGCAGACGTGACTGAAGCTCCATTCTTAACTCAACatgtggcaggccaggtagaaaaCACAGAGGCTGAGAACATTGCAAGCATTGAGGAGTGCCTAGAGGATCCTAGTGCCTGTGCTACTGATGTCCTTCCCAGCTCTGTGGCCCTAGAGGCAGGGGCTCAATCCCAAGAGGTCAGTTTGGAGGCTCCAGAAGCCAGCTTGGAGGCTCCAGAAGCCAGTTTGGAGGCTCCAGAAGCCGGCTTGGAGGCTCCAGAAGCCGGCTTGGAGGCTCCAGAAGCCGGCTTGGAGGCTCCAGAAGCCGGCTTGGAGGCTCCAGAAGCCGGCTTGGAGGCTCCAGAAGCCGGCTTGGAGGCTCCAGAAGCCGGCTTGGAGGCTCCAGAAGCCGGCTTGGAGGCTCCAGAAGCCGGCTTGGAGGCTCCAGAAGCCGGCTTGGAGGCTCCAGAAGCCGGCTTGGAGGCTTCCGAAGCCGGCTTGGAGGCTTCCGAAGCCGGCTTGGAGGCTTCCGAAGCCGGCTTGGAGGCTTCCGAAGCCGGCTTGGAGGCTTCCGAAGCCGGCTTGGAGCCTTCCGAAGCCGGCTTGGAGGCTTCCGAAGCCGGCTTGGAGGCTTCCGAAGCCGGCTTGGAGGCTTCCGAAGCCGGCTTGGAGGCTTCCGAAGCCGGCTTGGAGGCTTCCGAAGCCGGCTTGGAGGCTCCCGAAGCCGGCTTGGAGGCTCATGATACTGGCTCTGTGGCCCCAGAGGCCAGGCTACCAGCCTCAGAGGCTGTCTCTGAGTCTCGGGAAGCTAGTCTTCAAGCCCTTGCTTGCTCTGTGGCCCCAGAGTCCGGCTCTGTTGCCCCAGAGGCCAGCACCACTAAAGAGAGCACAGTGGCCCCTTTGGAACCTTCACTAGCGGGCAAAGGGGCCCCCTTGGAGCCTTCACTAGTGGGCACTCCGTCTCAGGATGATGAGGAGGGGCCTTCGGATGTGGAAAGTGAGAGAAGCCAGGCACCACAGCTTAGCAGTCTGGACATTAGTGGCATGGCGGCCAGACTCCTGGACAGCTGGAAAGATCTTAAG GAGGTCTACAGGATACCAAAGAAAAGCCAGGTGGAAAAGGAAACGAATG ATCGCAGTCGAGAGCGAGACCCAGCTCTGACCCCACGCACAGCCTCTGGCAGCCGGGAGAGGGAACGGGAaaaagacagggacagagacagagacagagatcgGGACCATGACcgggacagagagcgagaccGGGATCGGGAGCGGGATCGGGATCGGGACCGGGAGCGGGATCGGGATCGGGAGCGAGCCTCTGAAAAGACTCCACGGGAGCGGCGGAGGAGACGCTCcagctcccctctctcctccccttatGAGAGGAGCAGACGAACAGACGAACG GTTCGACCCTTCCTCCAACAGTAACAAGACTCCGCGGGCAGTTGGGAAGGAGCGCAACAAGCTGTCCACAGAGGAACGGCGAAAGCTATTTGAGCAGGAGGTCGCTCAGCGAGAAGCCCAGAaacttcagcagcagcagctccagacTTTGGCCTTTGACCCAAACCTGCCCTACGTCACTAGTCCTGGCTACATCCACTACCCACCTGGGTACCCTTTACAGACCTATGTAGACCCCACCAACCCCAATGTTGGCAAAGTGTTGCTTCCCACCCCTCCGGTGGACGTGGTTGCCGGTACATACGAAGAGACTCCGCCACAGCCTCTCATCTCTGAGCTGGGcctaccccctcctcccaccaccaaCCAGGCACCTCCAGTCCCTCAGCACATCACAATCAACCCTGTAGAACTCAGTGCTGGCAACCCCCAGCAATATGCCCAACCCCCCATGGTGACAGCCCATGACCCAGGGGTGGCTGTCCTCTCTGTGCCTGCAGTGAGGGCAGCACCGGTGCCAGGCCAGCACCCAGGAAGCTACACCACCCTATGGGACTCCTCCATCCAGCAGGCGGTCACCGTGCAGACCCAGCCCACACAGCAGCAGTACGCCGTGGCTCCAAATCAGGCTCAGACGCAGACGGCAATCTACTATCAGGGCCAGCCTTGCCAGACCATCTACAGCATCCCAAGCTATCCCCAGGCCAACCCACCTGTCATACAG GCATACGCGGACCCTACTGCCGGCTACCTCCACGGCCCACCTGTGTACACGGGCCACCagcagggggtggtggtgcagcAGGGAGGAACAGTCACCACCATTGTCACGTCCCAGACAGTCCAGCCG GAGATGATTGTACCCAACAATGTGATagacctccctcctccttctccacccaaGCCCAAAACCATCGTTCTACCTCCCAGCTGGAAAGTGGCGCGGGACCCTGAAGGAAAGATCTACTACTACCATATCGCCACCAG GCAAACCCAGTGGGACCCCCCGACCTGGGACGGAAGCAGTGACAACACAAGCATAGACCACGAGTCTGAAATGGACCTGGGAACTCCTACCTACGATGAGAACCCCTCTAAG